One window of the Eschrichtius robustus isolate mEscRob2 chromosome 13, mEscRob2.pri, whole genome shotgun sequence genome contains the following:
- the UBE2N gene encoding ubiquitin-conjugating enzyme E2 N, producing MAGLPRRIIKETQRLLAEPVPGIKAEPDESNARYFHVVIAGPQDSPFEGGTFKLELFLPEEYPMAAPKVRFMTKIYHPNVDKLGRICLDILKDKWSPALQIRTVLLSIQALLSAPNPDDPLANDVAEQWKTNEAQAIETARAWTRLYAMNNI from the exons GAAACCCAGCGTTTGCTGGCAGAGCCAGTTCCCGGCATTAAAGCAGAACCAGATGAGAGCAACGCCCGTTATTTTCATGTGGTCATTGCTGGCCCTCAGGATTCCCCCTTTGAGGGAGGGACTTTTAAACTTGAACTATTCCTTCCAGAAGAATACCCAATGGCAGCCCCTAAAGTACGTTTCATGACCAAAATTTATCATCCTAATGTAGACAAGTTGGGAAGAATATGTTTAGATATTTTGAAAG ATAAGTGGTCCCCAGCACTGCAGATCCGCACAGTTCTGCTATCGATCCAGGCTTTGTTAAGTGCTCCCAATCCAGATGATCCATTAGCAAATGACGTAGCGGAGCAGTGGAAGACCAATGAAGCCCAAGCCATAGAAACAG CTAGAGCATGGACTAGGCTATATGCCATGAATAATATTTAA